Proteins encoded by one window of Ramlibacter tataouinensis:
- a CDS encoding MFS transporter: MALAPADRSAPAAPFKGNDRLLVGIIMGVVAFWLFAQTTLNIAPEMQRELQMEAGTMNIAVAVTSLFSGIFIVVMGGLADRVGRLRITRIGFILSMAGSLLVAITPSGGLAAPVMLAGRALQGLSAACIMPASLALIKAYWDGAGRQRAISMWSIGSWGGSGLCSLVGGLMAQNLGWRSIFWLAVAISALGLWMMSGTPESKAQDRGGYRFDLPGVLAFMVAMVALQLLITLGGSFGWTSLPGLALLASALVFGVLFYRHESKASNAFFDFGLFGNPTFTGATVSNFLINGTAGTLIVSLQLLQLGGDMNAQQAGLLTLGYAIAIIAFIRVGERLLQRFGARQPMVWGCLVTGLAILLLSPANLLLQQYKLAAIAAYSLYGLGLALYATPSTDAALSSLPAAQAGSGAGIYKMASSLGAAFGVAISAAIFTALGADNGSVRWLEGVVTFSGRQNNLAVREAAIIALGFNLAMVAVAILSILLTVPRREPRAPAT; this comes from the coding sequence ATGGCCTTGGCACCTGCCGACCGCTCCGCACCGGCTGCGCCGTTTAAGGGCAACGATCGGCTGCTCGTCGGGATCATCATGGGCGTGGTCGCGTTCTGGCTGTTTGCCCAGACCACGCTCAACATCGCTCCGGAGATGCAGCGCGAACTGCAGATGGAGGCCGGCACCATGAACATCGCGGTGGCCGTCACCTCCCTGTTCTCCGGCATCTTCATCGTGGTGATGGGCGGCCTGGCCGACCGCGTCGGGCGCCTGAGGATCACCCGCATCGGCTTCATCCTCAGCATGGCCGGATCGCTTCTCGTGGCGATCACGCCCAGCGGCGGCCTGGCCGCACCCGTGATGCTGGCGGGGCGCGCGCTGCAGGGCCTCTCGGCCGCCTGCATCATGCCGGCCAGCCTGGCCCTCATCAAGGCGTACTGGGATGGCGCCGGACGACAGCGCGCCATCAGCATGTGGTCGATCGGGTCCTGGGGCGGCTCCGGGCTCTGCTCGCTGGTGGGTGGCCTGATGGCGCAAAACCTGGGCTGGCGCTCCATCTTCTGGCTGGCCGTCGCCATCAGTGCCCTGGGTCTGTGGATGATGTCCGGAACACCGGAGAGCAAGGCGCAGGATCGAGGCGGCTACCGGTTCGACCTCCCGGGCGTGCTGGCCTTCATGGTCGCGATGGTCGCCCTGCAGCTGCTGATCACCCTGGGCGGCAGCTTCGGCTGGACGAGCCTGCCCGGCCTGGCGCTGCTGGCCAGCGCGCTGGTGTTCGGCGTCCTGTTCTACCGGCACGAAAGCAAGGCCTCCAACGCGTTCTTCGACTTCGGCCTGTTCGGCAATCCGACGTTCACCGGCGCGACGGTGTCCAACTTCCTGATCAACGGCACGGCCGGCACCCTGATCGTGTCGCTGCAGTTGCTGCAGCTGGGCGGCGACATGAACGCCCAGCAGGCGGGCTTGCTGACGCTGGGCTACGCGATTGCGATCATCGCCTTCATCCGGGTGGGAGAGCGGCTGCTGCAGCGCTTCGGCGCCCGCCAGCCGATGGTCTGGGGTTGCCTGGTCACGGGCCTGGCCATCCTGCTGCTGTCGCCGGCCAATCTCCTGCTGCAGCAGTACAAGCTGGCGGCCATCGCCGCCTACTCGCTGTACGGCCTCGGCCTGGCGCTCTATGCCACGCCGTCCACCGACGCCGCGCTGTCCAGCCTGCCCGCCGCGCAGGCCGGCTCCGGAGCCGGCATCTACAAGATGGCTTCATCGCTCGGTGCGGCCTTCGGCGTGGCGATTTCGGCCGCCATCTTCACCGCGCTCGGGGCCGACAACGGAAGCGTTCGATGGCTGGAAGGCGTGGTCACGTTCTCCGGCCGCCAGAACAACCTGGCCGTGCGCGAGGCGGCCATCATCGCCCTGGGCTTCAACCTGGCGATGGTCGCGGTGGCGATCCTGTCGATCCTGCTGACGGTTCCGCGGCGCGAACCTCGCGCGCCCGCAACATGA
- a CDS encoding cation diffusion facilitator family transporter → MSHDHAAHGPDHALHKRDHDHDHAHGQPDGHAHTHEHGHHGHSHAPSVTAHNERKVLFAFLLTFAFMAVEVAGGLLSGSLALIADAGHMLTDAAALALAWGAFRVGRRPADPRRTFGYLRFEVVAGLANAAALFAIVGWIGWEAFQRLREPQPVLAGPMLAVAVAGLLVNLVVLYILTRGDREHVNIKGAALHVMGDLLGSVGAIVAAIVIGLTGWAPIDPILSVLVSLLVLRSAWSLLRNSLHILLEGAPDNAAPEAIELHLLATVPGLVSVSHVHVWLITSGHALATLHVKPAPQADPRTLVRCVERELVQQFHIGHATVAIDWDDQEGDPACSLPAARPRPAND, encoded by the coding sequence ATGTCCCACGACCATGCCGCTCACGGCCCTGACCACGCCCTGCACAAGCGGGACCACGATCACGATCACGCGCACGGCCAGCCCGACGGGCACGCGCACACCCACGAGCACGGGCACCACGGCCATTCCCATGCGCCGTCCGTCACCGCCCACAACGAGCGCAAGGTGCTGTTCGCCTTCCTGCTCACCTTCGCCTTCATGGCGGTGGAGGTGGCCGGCGGGCTGCTGTCGGGATCGCTGGCGCTGATCGCCGATGCCGGCCACATGCTGACCGACGCCGCTGCGCTGGCCCTGGCCTGGGGCGCCTTCCGCGTCGGCCGGCGGCCGGCCGACCCGCGCCGCACCTTCGGCTACCTGCGCTTCGAGGTGGTGGCCGGCCTGGCCAACGCCGCCGCGCTGTTCGCCATCGTCGGCTGGATCGGCTGGGAGGCGTTCCAGCGCCTGCGCGAGCCGCAGCCGGTGCTGGCCGGGCCGATGCTGGCAGTGGCGGTGGCCGGCCTGCTGGTCAACCTGGTCGTGCTGTACATCCTCACGCGCGGCGACCGCGAGCACGTCAACATCAAGGGCGCGGCGCTGCACGTGATGGGCGACCTGCTGGGCTCGGTCGGCGCCATCGTCGCGGCGATCGTGATCGGGCTGACCGGCTGGGCGCCGATCGACCCGATCCTGTCGGTGCTGGTGTCGCTGCTGGTGCTGCGCAGCGCCTGGTCGCTGCTGCGCAACTCGCTGCACATCCTGCTGGAAGGCGCGCCCGACAATGCCGCGCCCGAGGCGATCGAGCTGCACCTGCTGGCCACCGTGCCCGGGCTGGTGTCGGTCAGCCACGTGCACGTGTGGCTGATCACCTCCGGCCATGCGCTGGCGACGCTGCACGTCAAGCCGGCGCCGCAGGCCGATCCGCGCACCCTGGTGCGCTGCGTCGAGCGCGAACTGGTGCAGCAGTTCCACATCGGCCACGCGACCGTGGCGATCGACTGGGACGACCAGGAGGGCGACCCGGCCTGCAGCCTGCCGGCGGCGCGGCCCCGGCCGGCAAACGACTGA
- a CDS encoding flavodoxin family protein, which translates to MATIDVRTGQAPAAHTREEFGRRFRARFFDPAFRAEDEAIRRLEAIAWDGYCAARKSPVTRKAGPEFKDPDYDLSAEWYHTRNRLLAAQQRWADPATPSRVLLVNGATRNDGTCPGEMSKSFRLTRLAQQVLDEAGLQTELLDLSQLASDFDRHIHPCKGCVSTAMPLCHWPCSCYPNHELSQVNDWMAEIYEHWTGAHGVLLVTPTHWYTMSSPLKLMMDRLVCADGGNPDPTSTGGKDPAKAKQLELDGWPYPKHLAGRAYGVVVHGDVAGIEGTRRALCDWLDWMGLIDAGPQARLDRFIGYYEPYATSHQALDRDTDVQEEVRNVARALAEAVKELREGRLSAPGRDLPSPRPK; encoded by the coding sequence ATGGCCACCATCGACGTCCGCACCGGCCAGGCACCGGCCGCCCACACGCGCGAGGAATTCGGCCGGCGCTTCCGGGCCCGCTTCTTCGACCCGGCCTTCCGCGCCGAGGACGAGGCGATCCGGCGGCTGGAGGCGATCGCCTGGGACGGCTACTGCGCCGCGCGCAAGTCGCCCGTGACGCGCAAGGCCGGCCCCGAGTTCAAGGACCCGGACTACGACCTGTCGGCCGAGTGGTACCACACGCGCAACCGCCTGCTCGCGGCGCAGCAGCGCTGGGCCGACCCGGCCACGCCCTCGCGCGTGCTGCTGGTCAACGGCGCCACCCGCAACGACGGCACCTGTCCCGGCGAGATGTCCAAGAGCTTCCGGCTGACTCGCCTGGCGCAGCAGGTCCTGGACGAGGCCGGCCTGCAGACCGAGCTGCTGGACCTGAGCCAGCTCGCCTCCGACTTCGACCGCCACATCCACCCGTGCAAGGGCTGCGTCTCGACCGCCATGCCACTGTGCCACTGGCCCTGCAGCTGCTACCCCAACCACGAACTGAGCCAGGTGAACGACTGGATGGCCGAGATCTACGAGCACTGGACCGGCGCGCACGGCGTGCTGCTGGTCACGCCGACGCACTGGTACACCATGTCCAGCCCGCTGAAGCTGATGATGGACCGGCTGGTCTGCGCCGACGGCGGCAACCCGGACCCCACCAGCACCGGCGGCAAAGACCCGGCGAAGGCCAAGCAGCTCGAGCTGGATGGCTGGCCCTATCCCAAGCACCTGGCCGGTCGCGCCTACGGCGTGGTGGTGCACGGCGACGTGGCCGGCATCGAGGGCACCCGGCGCGCGCTGTGCGACTGGCTGGACTGGATGGGCCTGATCGACGCCGGCCCGCAGGCCCGGCTGGACCGCTTCATCGGCTACTACGAACCCTATGCCACCAGCCACCAGGCGCTGGATCGCGACACCGACGTGCAGGAGGAAGTGCGCAACGTGGCGCGCGCGCTGGCCGAAGCGGTGAAGGAGTTGCGCGAGGGTCGGCTGAGCGCACCCGGCCGCGACTTGCCCTCGCCCAGGCCGAAGTAA